Proteins found in one Lepeophtheirus salmonis chromosome 9, UVic_Lsal_1.4, whole genome shotgun sequence genomic segment:
- the LOC121123858 gene encoding LOW QUALITY PROTEIN: enoyl-[acyl-carrier-protein] reductase, mitochondrial-like (The sequence of the model RefSeq protein was modified relative to this genomic sequence to represent the inferred CDS: inserted 1 base in 1 codon), translating to MFNMRLPFSLQMRRISKITFNEFGLPSEVLKYSKSSEQQDVVRDPSSEIRVKMKYAPVNPADINVIQGVYPTKPDTFPAVPGGEGLGEVVEAPSSSSFSVGDWVFPTNRKHGTWRTDLVANELDLIKIRNDIDPISAATLKINPSTAYLMLKIFVNLQPGDTIIQNGANSGVGRSVIQIAKCMNVKTVNIVRKREHLLDLKDELIDLGADYVLTEEELRATQLFKSMEITKPKLALNCVGGSSSAELAKTLSFRGKHVTYGGMSLKPVIAATSGLIFKDISFHXFWLSRWFEEHSREEASTMLNFLAGLVHSNQLRAPPYKLLPLKDFEEAVSLKGFRNAKYILDMSNE from the exons ATGTTCAATATGCGACTTCCATTTTCCCTTCAAATGCGGAGAATATCTAAGATTACCTTCAATGAGTTTGGTCTCCCGAgtgaagtattaaaatattccaaaagcTCGGAGCAGCAGGATGTCGTGCGTGATCCTTCCTCAGAGATCCGAGTTAAAATGAAGTATGCCCCTGTTAATCCTGCGGACATTAACGTTATTCAAG GTGTCTATCCGACAAAACCAGATACATTTCCTGCTGTTCCCGGGGGAGAAGGACTGGGTGAAGTTGTTGAAGCTCCTTCTTCTAGCAGTTTCTCTGTTGGGGATTGGGTTTTTCCTACAAACAGAAAGCACGGAACATGGAGAACTGATCTTGTCGCCAATGAGTTAGACTTAATCAAAATTCGTAACGACATTGATcctataa GTGCTGCAACACTCAAGATAAATCCTTCAACCGCATATTTAATgttgaaaatttttgttaatcttCAGCCTGGTGACACTATAATTCAAAATGGTGCAAATAGTGGAGTTGGAAGATCTGTTATACAAATAGCCAAATGTATGAATGTAAAAACAGTTAACATTGTACGAAAACGAGAGCATTTACTGGATCTCAAAGATGAGTTGATAGATTTGGGGGCCGATTACGTTTTAACAGAAGAAGAACTTCGAGCAACTCAACTATTTAAATCCATGGAAATAACAAAGCCTAAATTAGCTCTTAATTGCGTTGGAGGAAGTTCGAGCGCAGAACTAGCTAAAACACTATCATTTAGGGGGAAGCATGTGACGTATGGTGGGATGAGTTTAAAGCCAGTAATCGCGGCGACCTCaggtttaatatttaaagacatTTCTTTTC GGTTTTGGCTCTCTCGTTGGTTCGAAGAGCATTCAAGAGAAGAAGCATCAAccatgttaaattttttggcggGTCTTGTTCATAGTAATCAATTAAGGGCTCCGCCGTACAAACTCTTGCCTTTAAAAGACTTTGAAGAGGCTGTTTCTCTTAAGGGATTCAGGaatgctaaatatattttggatatgtctaatgaataa